The DNA sequence ttaatataaacataCAAGGCTCCACACATTATTCTATGCATATGTGCCTTGCCCAATGTCATCtctctcttatatttttatctttatttctaaaaaattattgtggCACAGGAGACATATAGTTGACCTTTGTAAAGTAAAAATCAATTATCACTCTCCTACAAGAAGATATAACTTCTTTATCTCTCTCATACATGCCCAATTTTACCCCACAACTGGCATTGTGGCTTCTAATGTTGCCAACCACTTCTTCCATTTCCTTGATTTTGTCTGCTTGAAGTAGGATTGAAATTTTGAGATCTGTAATTACCTTGTCTAGTAAAAGTGCATTGAAAACCACCTTGTCCTCCATTAAACCTTTTATGGGACTGTTGATTGTTAGAAATCTTTGCCATATTCACTTGATTGGTAGAATCAAGCTCCTTAGAATGTTTTTCAATTCTGCTTTCTTATGCTAGCAACAATGATTCAGTCTCTACGACTCTATACAAATCATTTCTTGAATTCATTGAAACAACAAATGTATCGTACTCAGAAGACAATCCATCAAAGATTGCATCTATATGATCTTTGGTTGCAATAACATGTCCAACAAAAGCTAGCTAATCGATTAGGGATTTAATCTTTAACAAATAATCATTTACCGATAGATCACCCTTCTCTGTATTCTGGAGCCTAGTCTTGAACTGAGATATCTTAGCTTTGGTTTGTGAGGCAAAGAACACCTCAAGAGTTTTCCAGATCTGGCATGAAGTTTTACATCCAACCATTTGTGTGAGCATCACTTCTATCATTGAAGAGAGTAGCCATGAAAAGAGCAACGAATCTTGTTGTTCCTAATCAAGATACTTTGGATTGATCTTCTTTTAAACATGATCTCCAGCCGTAAGGAACCCTTTTGGTGGATCTTCTTTTTCCATAATAGATTTTTGTAGTTTGTGACCTCGTATTACAACTCCAACTTGCTATTTCTAGAGAAGAAAATTGCTATCATCTAATTTGATTGACAAATACAACTAGAATAAATTTCGCCATGGAAGGAGAGCTCTGTaacgaagaagaaaatgaattttctctAGCCATTTAGAACAACTTTGATACCATATCAGAATTGATAAAATGTGTATTTCTTGCTAATGAGAAAATAGAGTTCACAACTTAAGTAACCCTCTCTGTATCTAACTACTTCTAACAATGTGTAACTAATAGGTAACAACTAACAATAACATGTTATTTGTTCACAACCTATTATCTCTTCACATATATAAATGAAGGAATGAATGAATGCATGAACGAAGACAAGCTAAAATTAGTTTCACCTAAAAATGTTTTAtcaaaaatggagaaagaatttgaataaaagataatttattgaAAGTAATTATAATGATTTATGTATTCAACCATAGATGAAGTAATGCATATGACGGGATTTGCTAAAAGTACAACAATGGTTACAACCAATGCATTAAATTTAGAAGGACAATGAAacattatgatatattttaccATCCAACTCTTCCATTCATTTGTCATTTTTGCAAACCTTTCAACCTCTCTATTCAAAAGGGTTTAAAGAATGgttcaaatgaaataaaattgtgattccttctttctttcataCATTTACTTTCTTCCAaactaaaaattcattcatcttATTTCCTTCTTAGTTTtccattatttataatttaattatgacgtccttcaaaaattccatgaTACATTATACTATTACCaatgtcattaattttattatttacgaTTCATTTTCTTATAACACAAAACAAGTTTACTTTGTTCATTGTTAATTGCTTTTCACTTATAGTTCTTatcaaaatgtttatttttttggctaAATTTTCATGactttgtgtttttctttatttcaatttttatggaCCATGGAAATCCAAATTCTCATCCTTGGACAACTTTGGCCGTCTTGGCGTCTTATTTAAGGTCGTCTAGTGATGAGGTTCTCTTCCCTCTTCCTCTCCCTTGACTTCTAGTTGTGAGCATTAATGGCCACACAACCCAACCCTCCGGAGGATGTCTCCCACGACTTCTATGCTTACTACAGGTTTACTCCCAGTAGAGACACACCTAGCGACGCCAAAAACACCTTGCTAGTAGTAGGCGCCTTGATTGCCGCCGCGACCTTCCAATCAGGAATCAATCCTCCAGGCGGAGTTTGGCAAGACAAAACCACTGTGGATGGAGTCACTACACATCCAGGGAAGGCGATCTTGGGTTCCGAGAAGGCTGCATTCACTGTCTTTCTTTTCTGCAACACCTTAGCATTTTCTTCTTCGCTGCAAATGATCACCTGTCTCATAATCGGctgtcctttttcttttgagGTGCTGACTGCTATATACTCCATGTCCTTAACCTACGGCTTCTCAATTGCTGTTGTGGAGCCTCCTGGAGCAGTCAAGTCCGGGTACATCGCGATTGCGTTTCTCTTGCCATATGCCGTGAGATTGTCAcaccaaattttgaaaaagtacaAGAAGAGAGGTTAGTTGGAGTTCATGATCAGAAAAGGTTTTTGTGTATTTGCTTGTAAGTTAAGCTTCTGTATCAGTAGTTTAGTTGTAGCTACTTGCAGTATTATGGAGGAAGGCATCTTATAATCTGCCTGATGTTTATCATCAAAGTTGAATAAAGCTTATGCTTGAGTTGTTTTGGGTTGATTTGAAAGTGTTTTCCCTTAAATGGCTTTCTGTGCAAATGGGTCTTACGAGAAGTACTTGTATGATTCTCTCAAAgccttataaataatttttaaactttttaaaatattttctaaatttcaacaaacatcttatttttctctaaaaataataatttttttttaattttttaaaatatccaaTTCGTTttctaaaagtgttttgttAGTGTCAGAAGTGTTGTTTGAAACACTACCAAACAgactttaattaattctataaaCAATAATAACGTAGATCTTGTTGGTCTGagataaaatcatatatatttattctatATCAATTCATTAGAGTACAGGTGTATATATAGACAGAAGAAAATGCTATACATGGACTACATGGATTACGGCTACAATTGCTGAGGGATTGCAGTGACTGATTGCAGTGAttgatttttctcctttaatggTTCAGAGAACAGCTCacgccaacactccccctcaagttggtacGTAAATATCAATAAGTCCTAACTTGTCTAGTGAGTGATGGAATATTTTACTGCTCACAGCTTTTGTAAGAATATCGGCCAGTTGGTCTTCGGATTTCACAAAAGGGAATTGGATAATCTTTGCATCaagattttgtttaataaagtgTCGATCTACTTCTACGTGCTTAGTCCGATCATGCTGAATGGGATTATGGGAGATGTCAATTGCtgctttattatcacaaaacaacTTCATCTCGGAGTCAGGGGCAAAACCAATCTCCGTTAGAAGTCTCCTAAGCCACAATAACTCACATAGCCCTTTAGCCATTCCACGAAACTCAGCTTCCGCACTGGATAGAGCGACCACCTTCTGTTTTTTGCTTCTCCAAGTAACCAAGTTTCCTCCAGCAAAAGTGAAGTAGCCCGAGGTGGATTTCCTATCCATGATATTCCCTGCCCAATCTGCGTCTGTATATCCTTCTACTCTTAGGTGATCATTTTTTGAGAACATAAGTCCCTTTCCAGGGGACGActtcaaatatctcaaaatctGCATAACAGCACTCATATGATCTTCACTTGGACAATGCATAAACTGGCTTACCACACTTACTGCATAAGCAATATTCGGCCGTGTGTGAGAAAGATAAATAAGCTTGCCTACCAGTCTTTGATACCTTCCTTTGTCTGTTGGTACTTGATTGGGATATTCTCCAAGTTTGTGATTTGGAATTATTGGAGTTTCTGTAGGCTTACAATCAAGTAATCCAACCTCTGTTAATAggtctaaaatatattttctctgAGATAGGAATATACCTCGCTTTGATCTAGCAACTTCAATTCCCAGAAAGTATTTTAGTCCTCCTAGGTTCTTCATTTCAAACTCAGATGCCAACTGCTCTTGAAGTCTCGCTATCTCCTCTGAATCGTCTCCTGTGATGATCATATCGTCTACATAGACTATCAGAGCAGTTAGTTTGCCCTGTCTATGctttaggaacaaagtgtgatcagAGTTACTTTGCTGGAATCCATACTTTTTCATTGTCGTACTGAATCTCCCAAACCAAGCTCGAGGTGATTGTTTCAACCCGTATAGAGTTCTTTGTAATTTGCAAACAATGTTGCCTTCTGTGTTGGCTACATATCCTGAGGGAATGTCCATATATATATCTTCTTCTAGATCACCATGTAAAAACGCATTCTTTACATCGAACTGATGCAGGGGCCAATCCAGATTTGCTACAAGTGACAACAATACTCTCACTGTATTTAGTTTGGCAACGGGTGAGAATGTTTCCTGATAGTCAACTCCGT is a window from the Vitis riparia cultivar Riparia Gloire de Montpellier isolate 1030 chromosome 9, EGFV_Vit.rip_1.0, whole genome shotgun sequence genome containing:
- the LOC117921789 gene encoding uncharacterized protein LOC117921789, which codes for MATQPNPPEDVSHDFYAYYRFTPSRDTPSDAKNTLLVVGALIAAATFQSGINPPGGVWQDKTTVDGVTTHPGKAILGSEKAAFTVFLFCNTLAFSSSLQMITCLIIGCPFSFEVLTAIYSMSLTYGFSIAVVEPPGAVKSGYIAIAFLLPYAVRLSHQILKKYKKRG